The sequence AGCTCGCCAAGGACAAAAATTCCCTTCTAAGGCTTGCCGAGGAAGCGATAACCGAGAAGTTCCTTGAGGCCCTTAAAATAAAGGAGCAGAGTTAGTGTGGGCCCGGCCCATCCCCCATCTTCACGGCCGGCTGAAAGCCCGCTCCGACGGTCCGGAGGAGGCGGGCCCTGTCCGCCCGGCATCGTCCACGGGACATCATCGAAGGCCCAGCCCACTCCGTCCGGCGGGCCAACCGGGCGGGACCGTCATAGGAAATTTTTCGGCTGAAATTTTAAAGGTTTTCCGGATATAACTGGAGGGAATGTTCTTTTGAACTCTTCATGCCGAAAATTATATAAAAGCTTCCTCAGATCGGGTTCTGCTCAAAGAAAAGGTGGTGACGCTCATGGTGGAAAAGGTCAGGAACATCGTCGTTGAGGAGCTCGTAAGGACGCCCGTGGAGATGCAGCAGGTCGAGCTCGTCGAGAGAAAGGGAATTGGGCACCCCGACAGCATAGCTGATGGTATTGCCGAGGCCGTCAGCAGGGCCCTTAGCAGGGAGTACATCAAGAGGTACGGCATCATCCTCCACCACAACACCGACCAGGTCGAGGTCGTTGGCGGTAGGGCCTACCCGCAGTTTGGCGGCGGTGAAGTCATTAAGCCGATATACATCCTCCTCTCGGGCAGGGCCGTTGAGATGGTTGACAGGGAGTTCTTCCCCGTTCATGAGATAGCGATAAAGGCCGCCAGGGAGTACTTGAAGAAGGCCGTCAGGCACCTCGACATCGAGAACCACGTGGTGATCGATTCCCGCATCGGACAGGGAAGCGTTGATCTGGTCGGAGTCTTCAACAAGGCCAAGCAGAACCCGATTCCGCTTGCGAACGATACTTCCTTCGGTGTTGGCTACGCTCCCCTCAGCGAGACCGAGAGGATAGTCCTTGAAACGGAGAAGCTCCTCAACAGTGATGAGTTCAAGAAGAAGTGCCCGGCCGTGGGTGAGGACATCAAGGTCATGGGCCTCAGAAAGGGGGATGAGATCGACCTGACCATTGCCGCGGCAATCGTTGACAGCGAGGTCTC is a genomic window of Thermococcus guaymasensis DSM 11113 containing:
- a CDS encoding methionine adenosyltransferase, whose protein sequence is MVEKVRNIVVEELVRTPVEMQQVELVERKGIGHPDSIADGIAEAVSRALSREYIKRYGIILHHNTDQVEVVGGRAYPQFGGGEVIKPIYILLSGRAVEMVDREFFPVHEIAIKAAREYLKKAVRHLDIENHVVIDSRIGQGSVDLVGVFNKAKQNPIPLANDTSFGVGYAPLSETERIVLETEKLLNSDEFKKKCPAVGEDIKVMGLRKGDEIDLTIAAAIVDSEVSNPDDYMAVKEEIYEAAKGIVEEHTQRPTKIYVNTADDPKNGIYYITVTGTSAEAGDDGSVGRGNRVNGLITPNRHMSMEAAAGKNPVSHVGKIYNLLSMLIANDIAEQVEGVEEVYVRILSQIGKPIDEPLVASVQIIPKEGYSIDVLQKPAYEIADAWLSDITKIQKMILEDKLNVF